Below is a genomic region from Lutra lutra chromosome 18, mLutLut1.2, whole genome shotgun sequence.
gggcgcgCGGTCCTGCGCCTgctccgcacccccccccccccaatcctgcGGGCAGGTGTGATATCACACCTCGGAGAGCTCTCCCGACGCGGGGCCGGCCTTGTTCGgcggaggtgggggcaggggatggacGAGGTCCTGGCTCTCCCCTCCAAGGTACACAGCCATGGCCCTTTTGGCGAcccacaccctcccacccccggcgGGGGTCAAGTGGGTCTGCACCCAGAGGCAGACGCTTCTAGTTAGGGCCTGTCACTGTTTTCCAGTAGTCCTGCGGGGCGTGTGGACTGCTTGGGAAAACTGGGCTGAGGGATTGGTCCTGAGAGCTGGCCGGAACCCAGAGGTGGGATTGtgtggaatggggtggggggtctgAACAGGCTCCGGGCCAAGGATGGGTGTCTGGGAGGCAGGCCAGCAACGACACTGTGTGTGCGCGCCCACTTTCCAAGAGTGTCCCTCTGGGTGATTGAGCGAGGGTGGCTGAAGCCTCAGCGTTGAGGGGATTGGACCTTTGTCTTTAGAAGGAAGAGTGTTGTAGATTAGGgcccaatgaatgaatgaaaggatgcGTGACTTCCCTTTCCTGAGGCCCCAAATTGGGGAGGGCTCCTCTAGGTAAAGAGAAGGGCTTTCCAGGTTCTTGGTAGCACCCCTTCTTTTGAACTTGGGTCTTGACGGCCATGGACTGTTGAATTCAGTGAAAACTGGCCTATCTGGGAGAACGGCACGTGGGCCAGGCCCAGGAATGTGGGACCCAGGAAGGTTAGTCCTTCCGCTGCAACCCTGTGGACTGGTCTGACCTGGTCTCCTCTGGGCCTTCTTGGGTAggtctggtttttggttttgatgactcCGCCTTGCCCCACCCTACCTGGTGGACTGGGGAGGCTCCCTGTGCAAGAAGGGGGAGGGTTTGAACTCCAAACAGTCTCTGCTGACTGTAAACACTTGGGGGGTAGGGGCCTGGGGACTCTGCTCCCTCCTtggcctccctctgcctgggcctgTCTGCCAGTCATGAGTTGCTGAgtgtgccctgccctgcccttcccatCACGTGCAAGTAAGGGGTCATTTGTGGTGGGAGAAGTGGTCTGgacttccccttccctctcaggCAATGCCTGCTCTTTCCACATCTGCAGGGGCTGCCTACTTTCCAGCACTTCTGAGCGGGCTGCTgtgacccctcccccagccttttCTGCTCTTGGCCTCCAGAATGCCTTCAGAGATTCTGCTTTGCCTGGCCACCTGTGGGTTCCTTGTGGCTGTCagtcactcattcagcaaatctTAATTGAGCTCCTTCTATGTGCCCGCACGGAGGAACATCAGTGAAGGACAGGATATTCCTGCCCCAGAATTCCTTGAGTTCGGGCTGTCTTGCCTGTTCCTGAAGCTCTGAGTTTGCccccagccctttatctgtaccCCGCTCCTGGCCTGCCTCCGGTCACCAGGTACATCTCTTCCTCTCCTAGAACCTGATACTTTCAGAGGGAGCCTGACCCAAAAGCAGGTCTCTGGAAGTTCCTGAGAACCAGGGATCAGTGGTCTAGGGTTTTTTGGTTGCCCCGGGCCCCTGAGGACGGGTGCTGCCTGCTCCGGTGTGCCCagtctccctccctgcttcccctttttCTCTTGTGACAAAAGTCCTGTTGATTCTTTCTTCATCGGGGCTTCCACAGGCCGTTGGTTGCTCCTTCTCCGCAGTCCCTCTGACTTCCTCCCTCCTGGCAGGCACCCTGCCTCTGGTGCTTTGTTCCTGGAACTGCCTCCTGATCACACGCTTTTCTGTCCTCTGCTCGGTCTGGGACCTTGTAGGGCTTGTCTCCAGAGCTAGCACTCAGGGCCTGGCCTTTGTGGACACCTGCTGCTGCCCAGGCCAGGCTGCTTTTTCCCTCGTGCTCagccctgtttccttccctgggtCATGTCGCCGCCTCCTCACCTCCAGCCGCACGCTCTTCTGCCGTCTCCTGGGAAGAGCCCCGCTCACCTGTCCGGCGGCGTCCCGCTCCGGGACGCTGACTTCCCAGTAATCCGCTGCTCACTCAGTGCCACACGTCTCCTGTGCTGTCCACTTGAGGAACGGGCCATGGCGCTGGCCATGTGCACGCATGTGATGCAGCCCGATGGGGTGCTGGGCCTGCAGTAGGAGCCCCCAAAATGCACTGCGACCAGGAGAGCTCCAGAAGAGCTTCATGAAGACCAGCCCCGAGCCATGGGTTGATAGTGCCGAATGCCCAGGCGTGGTGGTGTTGGGTGCCTTTGGGACCGAGTGGCAGAGGCAGTATAggtccctctgctcccacccctgcctctttcctctttctggtaGCTCCCAGCCTGGTGCCATGTTGGTGGATGTCTCCGTTCATGTCGTCTGCAGTCCTGTTTGCTCACTCATACTTCTACCCAAAGTCCTTTTCTCTATGGAGCCCTTCCCCAGACACCTCCCCCCCACCGGCCTCCCCACTCTCCTAGAACATGCGTGGAGGTGCCACGTGTGTCCTCACCAGGCTTGGAGCCCTGGGAAGCTAGAGCTCCTTGGACCTCCTCACTGCTCAGTGATGAGCATAGAGAGTAGACCTTTTTTGTGACccaaacagatgaataaaatgtgCAGAAAAATGGTTGGGATTGTCCTGGTCTTTTCCACCTCTGAGCCATGTTAAGCTCTGCTCAGGCAGTGCGGTGAGACCCTGGGAGACCCTGCGGGCCCCCCTGTAGCTCTGTTCTGTGCAAAAGTTGCTCTAGACTTTGAGGCCAGGAGAAGGGAACTTTGAAGACAGTAGCACCCCCTACCgagcaagagggaggaggaacagCATCAGAGGAGACAGGCCACCGCAGGGTTTCCCCCCACTCCCATTACTGGAGGCGCTCAAGGCCTCTGTGCATGCCAAGGGCTCATGGTCtgcctgggtggtggctcccTGTGCCCTGTCCTCTCCTTGGCTCGCCCTTTTTACTCTGGTTCTTTAAAGAGATTCTTCCCAAACTCCAGGGTTCGGGCCTGCTGTGTGGCTGAGAAAGCACTCGGCCTGTTGACAACAGATGCTAGCCCTCCTGGAGAGCTGGGAGCGGTGGGGAGTGCGGGACGCTGTGGCCTGAGCCAGGACTTGCCAGGCCAGCATTCCCTGACCCTGTGGTCAGGCCCTGTGTGTAGTGAGAGGGTCTTCCAGCGTGTTTTCCCTGGCTGGAGCCCCAAGGCAGACAGGCTGAGTCTGGCCTGATACTGGGCTGCTGAGATGTAACCACCTTGTGCTTTGTCGGGCCATTTCGGACCTGAATGTCCATGACTCCAGGCAGTAAAAAGGTGTCCGGAATCTTCAGCAAGTCTTAAGTGGCACAGTTGCCCGTTTTTCCATGTGACAGGGCTGCTGGACCTGTCGTAGCTCCACCTTGGAGGCTGTGGGCAGCTGCATGGAGGCTCCCTGGGAGGTGGGGCCTACATTTCACAGCAGAGCGGCTGCGCAGATAGGCGACAGCCACAGGGGCCTCTGGTGAAGGAAAGCTATCTGGATTCCTTGTGTGCCTGGTGGGGGCTCTTGCCCCTGAGggccacctcccacccctggctAGGTGCCAAATTCATGTCTCCGTTGTGATAACTTAGGATGTCCCTCAGACATGCCAGAGCTACTCCCAGGGAGTAGCTGACCCCAAGTACTCTGAGCTGACCTGGCTTCCCCGCTCTCCGCACAGCCCTGGGTGCCGCCTATGGCACAGCCAAGAGTGGCACCGGCATCGCAGCCATGTCCGTCATGCGGCCAGAACTGATCATGAAGTCCATCATCCCAGTGGTCATGGCTGGTATCATCGCCATCTACGGGCTGGTGGTGGCAGTCCTCATCGCTAATTCCCTGAATGATGGCATCAGCCTCTACAAGTGAGTGCTGGCTCCCTCCCCGCCTATGCTGCCCTGCCTGGGGTCAGGCCATCGCATGGGGTCAGGAGGGCCAGGGCGGGGGCGTGGGGCGGGTGGTTTCCCCAGCAGGCTGCTAACACTTCTCCCATGTCCTCTCCCCCAGGAGTTTCCTCCAGCTGGGTGCTGGCCTGAGTGTGGGGCTGAGCGGGCTGGCGGCCGGCTTTGCCATCGGCATCGTGGGGGACGCCGGCGTGCGCGGCACGGCCCAGCAGCCCCGGCTCTTTGTGGGTATGATCCTGATCCTCATCTTCGCCGAGGTGCTCGGCCTCTACGGTCTCATCGTTGCCCTGATCCTCTCCACAAAGTAGCCCCTCTCCGAGTGCACCAGCCACAGAATAGGATGTAAAGACCATTCCCGCATTCCAAGATGAACAGCCTGACACACACGCACGGGGCAGCTGCCCCCCCAGTAGTTGGTCTTGTAAATGCGCAGTGTCCTAGTGCCCATCGTCTGTTCCCCCTGGCCTTGCCCCCGCCTGCCCCGTGCCGTGGACATCTGGGCCCACTCATTACCCATCCAGGCCCCCGACCAGTGAGGACGCAGGCCTCTGCCGCCCCCACTCATCTGCCCTAGAGTGCTCTGTGTATAAGGATGAATTAGAGTTGTCATTTTCTCTTCACTggatgtttattatttataaagatttgaCCTGTTCATACGTCTGTGGAGCAGCCCTCTGTCTCCCAACTATATAGTAATCTTAGGTAGTGTTGCGTTGTGGGGTTACCGTCTGCTCTGAGACTCGTTGGATGGAACCACCCTTCCCCAGCCCCGGCTGCCGGGGCCGCGGGGCCAGAGCGCTGGGCCTGCCAGGCCCGGAGCCGAGCCATGTCCAATAAAGTTCTCGGTTGTGACTGGACGCCTGTGTGGACCGCTTGTGTGGGCCCCCGGGCtggtcgggggggggggagggagggatggaggcgGGACCGGAGACGAAGGGCGCTGGTCACGTGGGTGTGTTGGTCACGTGACCAGTCTCAGTCAGCTGAGGGTCACGTGGGTGGAGGCCGGGCTCCGCGGCCTGCAGTCGGCCGGGTGCGCGGGGAGCGGGTTCCGCTGCGGGGCTCCGGGCGC
It encodes:
- the ATP6V0C gene encoding V-type proton ATPase 16 kDa proteolipid subunit c, which codes for MSEAKSGPEYASFFAVMGASAAMVFSALGAAYGTAKSGTGIAAMSVMRPELIMKSIIPVVMAGIIAIYGLVVAVLIANSLNDGISLYKSFLQLGAGLSVGLSGLAAGFAIGIVGDAGVRGTAQQPRLFVGMILILIFAEVLGLYGLIVALILSTK